The following proteins come from a genomic window of Maribacter sp. HTCC2170:
- a CDS encoding shikimate dehydrogenase family protein — protein MENIEKSRFGLVGKNISYSFSKGYFTEKFKGLDLQHHSYENFDLTSIEDFQNLINQNNSLKGLNVTIPYKEAIIPYLDKLNKKAKKIGAVNTLKFTKKGLKGYNTDIYGFKKSIEPFLKKRHKKALILGTGGASKAVAFVFNELGIKFKYVSRTPGKNQLSYSELSDKVLRKHTILVNCTPQGTFPNIADKPNIPYEYIAKKHLLFDLIYNPEKTAFLLEGQKQGASICNGLKMLELQAEKSWKIWNS, from the coding sequence ATGGAGAATATAGAAAAAAGTAGATTTGGACTTGTTGGTAAGAATATTTCCTATTCGTTTTCTAAAGGATATTTTACTGAAAAATTCAAAGGATTGGATTTACAGCATCATTCTTATGAAAATTTTGATTTAACTAGCATAGAGGATTTTCAAAATCTTATCAATCAAAACAATTCCCTCAAAGGTTTGAATGTGACCATCCCCTATAAAGAGGCTATTATCCCATATTTAGATAAGCTGAACAAAAAAGCAAAAAAAATAGGTGCGGTAAACACCTTAAAATTTACTAAAAAAGGCCTTAAAGGTTATAATACAGATATTTACGGATTTAAAAAGTCGATAGAACCATTTCTAAAAAAACGACATAAAAAGGCTCTTATCCTAGGTACAGGAGGTGCCTCTAAAGCTGTGGCATTTGTGTTTAACGAACTGGGCATAAAATTTAAATATGTTTCTAGAACCCCAGGAAAAAATCAATTGAGCTACTCAGAGCTCAGTGATAAAGTTTTAAGAAAACATACCATTTTGGTCAATTGTACTCCGCAGGGCACTTTTCCCAATATTGCAGATAAGCCAAATATACCCTATGAATATATCGCTAAAAAGCACTTGCTTTTCGATTTAATTTACAATCCTGAAAAAACAGCTTTCTTGTTAGAAGGTCAGAAACAAGGGGCATCTATCTGTAATGGGCTTAAGATGCTTGAGTTACAGGCGGAAAAATCTTGGAAAATATGGAATTCGTAA
- a CDS encoding DUF349 domain-containing protein, producing the protein MQEEKDQELQETAGEEINSETTETTQEVSEKRTEVESLEVNTEIATTSEDVENTELTTEQTKDQEVVESSTDLEPAKEETKEPSHQDASETAERTEPVIENPEPTSNKEGEESKEAVLNEIDESNAEDAEDKDNHRRHHIPILDYHAMSMENLVGELQKLVKNEKIQAIKKHVDGIKHEFDLKFQEFLEHKKEEFISNGGNEIDFRYNSVAKRQFNEVYSEYREKRNQYYKNLENNLKDNLANRLAIIDELKSLVNVEEDINTTYKHFKDVQERWRNAGPVPRNNYNDVWRTYHHHIEIFYDFLHINRELRDLDFKHNLEEKQKLVERAEALEKEEDLNKAFRELQTLHKIWKEDIGPVDKEHREEIWERFSNATKVLHHRRQDYYKNMDKIHEENLVKKNEIIAAIDAISNTVAGNHKALQLQIKQIEELRDTFFKAGKVPQKVNEQTWANFKEAVRKFNRNKNAYYKNLKKGQQENLDKKRELLNLAISLKDSEEWNSTTSEMKRIQNEWKKIGHVPRKYSDKIWKEFKDACNHYFDRLHALKNEAHKDEIENFEKKNACLERLRTFELTGDRDKDLEGIKAFVEEWKTYGRVPFNKKNINQKFNKILDAIFRKLDVSRQESELLKYGNKIQRLAGTDNDRAIANERSFIRKKIDESKNEIRQLENNLLFFSNASEDNPMVKEVVKKVGKHKEALETWQAKLKKLNVLQHNILKEAEETSEKEKTDSSEEE; encoded by the coding sequence ATGCAAGAAGAGAAAGATCAAGAACTGCAAGAAACCGCAGGTGAAGAAATAAATTCAGAAACTACCGAAACCACCCAAGAAGTATCGGAGAAAAGAACTGAAGTTGAATCTCTGGAAGTTAACACCGAAATAGCTACTACATCGGAAGATGTGGAAAACACTGAATTAACTACTGAACAGACTAAAGACCAAGAGGTTGTTGAATCATCTACCGACTTGGAACCGGCTAAGGAAGAAACGAAAGAACCTTCACATCAGGATGCCTCAGAGACCGCTGAAAGGACTGAACCTGTAATTGAAAATCCAGAACCCACCTCAAATAAAGAAGGTGAAGAATCTAAAGAAGCAGTCTTAAATGAGATTGATGAATCCAACGCAGAGGACGCTGAGGACAAAGATAATCATCGTAGACACCACATTCCCATTTTGGATTATCATGCAATGTCAATGGAGAATTTAGTGGGAGAACTTCAAAAATTGGTCAAAAACGAAAAAATTCAGGCTATCAAAAAACATGTTGATGGTATTAAACACGAATTTGACCTGAAATTTCAAGAATTCTTAGAACATAAAAAAGAGGAATTCATAAGTAATGGAGGTAATGAGATTGATTTTAGATATAACTCCGTTGCAAAAAGACAATTCAACGAAGTTTATTCCGAGTATCGAGAAAAACGCAATCAATACTATAAAAATCTTGAAAATAATTTAAAAGATAATTTGGCCAATAGGTTGGCTATAATCGACGAATTAAAAAGTTTGGTGAATGTTGAAGAAGACATCAACACTACATACAAACATTTTAAAGACGTTCAGGAAAGATGGCGTAATGCTGGACCAGTGCCGAGGAACAATTACAATGATGTTTGGCGAACCTACCATCACCATATTGAGATTTTTTATGATTTTCTGCACATAAACAGAGAGCTTCGTGACCTTGATTTTAAACATAATCTTGAGGAAAAACAGAAATTGGTTGAACGGGCAGAGGCTTTGGAAAAAGAGGAAGATCTGAATAAAGCTTTTCGGGAATTACAGACCCTCCATAAAATTTGGAAAGAGGATATTGGTCCCGTTGATAAAGAACATAGAGAGGAGATTTGGGAACGCTTTAGCAATGCCACAAAAGTACTTCATCATAGAAGACAGGATTATTACAAAAACATGGATAAAATCCATGAGGAGAATCTTGTTAAGAAGAATGAGATCATTGCCGCTATCGATGCAATTTCCAACACAGTTGCCGGCAACCACAAAGCTTTGCAGCTACAAATAAAACAAATTGAAGAGTTACGTGATACCTTTTTTAAAGCTGGCAAAGTTCCCCAAAAAGTAAACGAACAAACTTGGGCAAATTTCAAGGAGGCAGTACGTAAATTCAACAGAAATAAAAACGCTTATTACAAAAATTTAAAAAAGGGACAGCAGGAAAATCTTGACAAAAAGCGCGAATTGCTCAATTTGGCCATCTCATTAAAGGATAGTGAAGAATGGAATTCGACCACTTCGGAAATGAAACGAATTCAGAACGAGTGGAAAAAAATTGGCCATGTACCTCGAAAATACTCCGATAAAATATGGAAAGAATTTAAGGATGCATGTAATCATTATTTTGACCGTTTGCACGCCTTGAAAAATGAGGCCCACAAAGATGAAATAGAGAATTTTGAGAAAAAGAATGCATGCCTTGAAAGGCTAAGAACCTTTGAATTGACTGGTGATCGGGACAAAGATCTAGAGGGCATTAAAGCATTCGTTGAAGAATGGAAAACCTATGGACGTGTACCATTCAACAAAAAGAACATCAACCAGAAGTTCAATAAAATATTAGATGCGATTTTTAGAAAATTAGACGTCAGCCGTCAAGAATCTGAACTTCTTAAATATGGCAATAAAATTCAACGCCTGGCCGGTACAGATAATGATAGGGCCATTGCAAATGAACGTTCTTTTATTCGCAAAAAGATTGATGAAAGTAAAAACGAGATACGCCAATTAGAAAATAACCTATTGTTCTTCTCAAATGCATCAGAAGACAATCCAATGGTGAAAGAGGTAGTGAAAAAAGTTGGGAAACATAAAGAGGCTTTAGAAACTTGGCAGGCCAAGTTGAAAAAGTTGAACGTTTTGCAGCATAATATTCTTAAAGAGGCTGAAGAAACTTCTGAAAAGGAAAAGACCGATTCTTCTGAGGAAGAATAA
- a CDS encoding CBS domain-containing protein — translation MKKGTPISAIMTKNVITLNTSDNLEKAESLFKKYHIRHIPVVSGNKIIGMLSYTDLLRISFADAVYEDEETVDTMVYNMFSIEQVMAKNLISVSTNTIVKDVAEILSKKEFHAIPVVDDGKLKGIVTTTDLINFLIQQYDD, via the coding sequence ATGAAAAAAGGAACTCCCATATCGGCAATAATGACCAAAAATGTCATTACGTTGAATACCTCGGATAATTTGGAAAAGGCTGAAAGTCTATTTAAAAAATATCATATTAGGCATATTCCAGTAGTGTCTGGAAACAAGATTATTGGAATGTTGAGTTATACTGATTTGCTTAGAATCAGTTTTGCCGATGCCGTATATGAGGATGAGGAAACTGTTGATACAATGGTATACAATATGTTCAGTATAGAGCAGGTTATGGCAAAGAACTTGATTAGTGTGTCTACAAACACAATTGTAAAAGATGTTGCAGAGATATTGTCCAAAAAAGAATTTCATGCAATACCTGTTGTGGATGACGGTAAATTAAAAGGCATTGTAACTACAACAGATCTTATAAACTTCCTTATTCAGCAATATGATGATTAG